A region of the Penicillium psychrofluorescens genome assembly, chromosome: 6 genome:
GTCAATGTTGAGGTCGTCATCCGAATGCTCTAGGTCCAGAAAATCATCTAGACGGATATTCTGCCCCGCCGCCGAGGAACGACCGTCAATTCTCCTGGGTGGTCCACAGGTCCGAATTTGGTGACTCAGAGAATCGATGAACAAGTTCGAGGGGCTGAAGTCGTGGAGGATATAGGTGCTTTCACCCACGATGCGCAACCACGAGTAGACATTTATGAGCAGGCGAGCTTTGTGCGATGTCCTGCTTTTGACTAGCCCGCGGAGCCGTAGAAGTCGTTCCGCATCGATCATATAGCATCGCACGGCTTGGTGTTGACCAAGGAAGATCTTCACAGATTAATTTTCGTCGTCTCAGATGAAACAAGAGCGTGGGAATTGCTTACCGCCGATTCTATCATAGCACATATTGCCATCAGCTGGTCCTTATACTTGGCTTTGGTTGGACCTTCCGTCTCCTCGCTCAATGAGATGCGCATGTGATGCTGGGCCTCAAGATAGGCCTGATTGGCAACTTGTTGCCAGTGAGTTATCGAGATTGAATCACCATACCCAGCGGACGGCGTAATAGACAGGTACATAGCAGAGCATGAAATAAGACTGAAGAGATTAGCCTGTCGGGCTCGACTAACATCTTGCGACTCCATGACTGTTAAATCAGCAAGCGTTATTATAGCAGCGGGCAGATTCAAGAGTTTCCATGGCCCTTTCTTGCCAAGAGGAACGATAGTAAGTTGAGAGATAACGTGCTTCTGAAAAACTTTGAGCAGAAAGGAAGCATCATTGAGGATATCAAGTGAGGCTACCGGACTGTCCAGAGTAGTCTGTGGGATGCTTATGCAATGTGCCTGTCGCTCCTCATGGACCATGTTATGCGTTAGATCTAGATTCATCGCTAAAGATGCATTATACATCTCGCTTTCGGAAACAAGCCATCGGGAAGAAGCGGGGAAGCTCGGATAGTTCATCGAGTCGAAAGAGAAATTGGACGTAATTCCGTACAAGTTATCGTTGAGACCAAAGATGTCCGACCACTGTAATGAGTCATCTGGAAGTCCCAGAAACTCTTCGGATGCAAAGGGCTGCTGAGTTAAAGGTAGTCTATTGGAGGCGTCGGGACGGGATTGCTCGGTTGTCCTGTCGGTGGCATTGCTGGCGAATGATGAGCTCCGTGGTTCATCAGAAGGAGACGTAAAATCCAGGACAGCAAACGGCCCAATCTTGACATCTCCCTGTAGAGGACATGATGATGTTGATACTGCTTCAATTTCTTCCAAAGAAGCATCAATGGATCCCGATAAAAGCCCCCTGTTCAGGGCAATACTCATCGAAATCCTTGCTTGTTCTGATCGTGCGAGTCAATACGTGTCCACATAAAACACTACCAGGAGCTAGAAGGAGTTACCGCTGTATAAATGGCGTCTCAGGCCGTTTCTCTTCGTATGACTGCGCTTCTCATTTTGGGTTTCCTGCGAAGGAAGATGCCGGCTGTCCGGCATCCACCGCACCTCATCAGGAAATCCGTCGCATGTGAACCCCATCGAGCGACATGTTTCACATGAAGGCCGTCTCTGATCGCACTTGACATGTCGACGTCGGCATGTCGTGCAAGCTCCTAGCCCATGCGTTCGACGAGATTTGGCTCGGCGAGTCATAGCCGGAGTGGACTAATTGGTATTTCAGGTTATCCCGCATCAAAACCGGGGGGAATTCCGCCATTCACTAGATAACAGAATCTAATATCCTAGAGAGATCACGACCACGCAGTGTCGAGGCCAAAGGTGAAAGACGATCGGGCACCTGATCGGAACCACCTGCCCGTCGTGGTGGGGGCAGTTGACACCTCGGCGGTCAGGCCACAAAATCCAGAGGGTAACGGAATCCACTATGAACGCCGCGCTCGAAAACATAGTAAGAGAACCGATTCAGTGATCATGTATCTTATGAATGTATCGATATAAAAAACGAGTTTCTTGACTCATATAGAAGTGACAATAAAGTAGtatacaagaagaaaataaaaagtgTATAGAGCCAGCCCATATCCCAAGTCCGTCATTCCATCCGTTAGGCATATCCAAGAGccatatcatatcatatcacataagagaagaagaagaagaagaagaagaagaaaaagaagaagggaagaaaaacaaaaaaagatCTATTTTAGTGACCCCCACGCCAGCTAAAAAACTTTCGAAATCCCACCCGCTGCGAAAACGAAGATTTCTGCTCACTGCCTCTGCGGCTTCCCAGATGTCCAGACGAGGGAACGCGAGACCGGCGCTGCAGGTCGTCCAGCGCGCGCGCCGGGCCAGAGGCGCGGAGACCCATGTTCTCTGCTGTGGCAGCAGCTAGCACCTCGCGGATATGCGGGTCCAGGAAGACGGGATCGTAAGGATCGTAGAGGCTCGCATAGCTGGATGACGGGAAAGGGTGGTATGTGTCCGAGTGAGCAGGTGTCGGGGGGacagaggaggaaggagaaatAGCGGGAGAGATTGCTGGCTGGGACAGGTCAAAGAAGATACCGCGGTCTCGCTCGTTGACCTGGGCCCATTCGCCGTTGGCGTAGACGGGGGATCCGGGTTCGCCAATGTCGCTGCCTTCGGAGTAGAGGGCTGGctgggagggagaaggaCATGACTCTCCTCTTTCGTCGTAACGTTCGGGGATGGCAGTCATATGggtattgttgttgttgtgtgGTGCGTCGCCGAGGTCGTGATTGATTTGGTCGTGTTCGTAGTAGTGTGCGTGGTTCTCATCAACAGGCGGCGATGTCAAATCGGCCTGTTGCAAGTCGGTGGAATATTCAGACAGGGAACGAATCCGGTCATTGCCTGTTAGCGGCGACTTGGGCATGGGGTAGAGCCCCGGTAGAGAAGAATATAGAGACGGCGAGGAGTAATGCGAGGGCAGCGAAGCATCTGTGAACTGGGAGAGGGAGATGCGCTCCAGACCCTGTTCGAGGGAGAACGTGGTGGACGAGATCCGAGAGTCTCGTCTGTTGTCCGAGAACATCGAGCAgccatcaacatcttcaaTGAATGAGACGATGCGAGCTACATCCAGCGACTTGCGCGGATTCAAGATCTCAAACGACGCCCCGCCGTGCGAGACGGTTGCGGCTGCTTGCGCGGTGTGTGCCAGCATTTTGGGATCTTCCTGAGCCAGAGGAGattgacgagctggagcttcGGCGATTCTCTGTTGTTTCTCGCGGAAGGTGTTCTGAGGAGAGAAAAAGTCAACACTGTCTTTTGGGGCATGTTGTTTCAGATCACTCACCACCCGCTTGCGGTTATTCGGCCTGGGACGCCTAGAGTTGTCTGAGACAAGAGTCACCCGCGGAGCTAGTCCCGAGTCAGTAGGAGCCAGTTACCATGTCTAAGAGGGCAAAACATACCCGGGATACTATCAAAGACCTCCGAGTCCTGCTCACTGCGCTGAGAGACCACACTGTGAGAATACGAGGGCGACAgtggaggaggactggaCGTCGCAGACGACACAGACACCGGAtaggaagaaagagaggagagcgCGGGGGTGGACTTGTTGAAATTCAAGTTCAGGGCCCGGGGCTTGCGCTTGAGCGTTCTCCCTGCACCGCGATCGACGGGATCGCCGACGCGCTCATGCGATTGCGACAGCGACTTGCGGTAGTCGTGAAGGGACAGTGCTCCCGTGAAACCCTTGATGGAGTGAGGGGCCGGCCTGTCGTGAAGGTCGTCCGTACTAGACGAgctgtccagcagctcgctGGCATAGCGCCAAAGACGCATCGAGTCGTCCAAGTCATCTGCCATTTTTTCTTATTTGCTTTTTTGCCTCTTTTGGGTGAGTTTCTTCCAATATGGCCATCAACAGGCGGTATGGGCCATCTCGTGGGGATAAAATGATGCGTCACAAGAGATAACTCCAAACCACGCTGCAAGGGACGCAGTAGTCAAGTCGACCCATCGCAAGACCGCCAGGGCGCATAGATTTTATGTAGGAACAAGGAACAGACCGGGACAGTCGGGACCGGTACCTGAGCAAGTCTGGAAGGTCTGGAACCAGGAACGATGGGTCTTCTTAAGGCGAACCAGTGGTTCAGCCTTAAAGAATGGCCATTATGCGCCGGGCGGGACCAGTGGAAGACGTCACCGTGCCATATCCGGATGATCACAGAAAAGATCTTCTTTTCGACGAGGCTGGTTTCTTCCGTGTCGCAGTCTAGTGAGGTAGAGAGGGAGTCTGTGGGATGTAAGGAGGGATTGACCCCGGCACTAGTTGAGTAGATGACCGGCGTAGTTAACTTGCCCCTGCAGCCAATCACTCCACCGAGCAACCCTGCCCGGCCAGCCCACTGGGTCATCCCCCCCAATCGGGGtgcagatcgaggccgatCGATGCATCACTTGCGGCTGAGCCAGGGGGATCGATTGGCTGCCAGGCGGCGGTGGCAAGAATCCCTCATCTGCCAACTCTCCACTTTTGggacaaaagaaaaaactGGATGGGTCTCGGAGTAGTTTCTGGCGATGAATAAGACGATTGCGCGGTCCAGCCCGACTCGGTCGGGGTGTATGAATCATGATATTACTGTTGGGTATACAACCATATTGTTGGGTGTACAACCATCATGCCTCAGAATCATGGTGTACACACCTGCAGCGCCGATCGCGTGGCTGCGGTCCGTGGCTGCAGGCGTGGCTTTGCAGCCCTATGCGCGAGGGCACATGGACACCTGGTGGATGCCTCAGCCCCCGGGATTCCGGTGGCGAGATTTCTCGATTGGGATACCCGCGTTCTTCTAGAAGGACGGTGGAAGGGACAGCGGGCATGGACTGGCCATTTCAATTTACGCTTAAGCGCGCTAGGAGTATTCACAGGCTAaaaacagaaacagaatGAACCCCCGAGGCATTATTCGTGGGGTGCACATGCGACAGATCCAAAGCAAGTAGTCAGGTCGTTTCAGTCGTGGTACGTTTCATGCGTCGTAATCGTGAGTGTCAAGCAATGGCCCGaaaacagaaacagaaaaaaaaaagggggtATCTACTTCAATCAACAGTGCCTAGATTCGGTCAATGTCGTTTATATTTCTGGAACaaccagtcagtcagtcaatcCTTGACATAATGTAGGCGGAACACCACTCACATCTTCCATTTTCCGCCGGTTGCTCGGGTCCAACGTATTCCCCGCGCCGAGCAGGGTCTGGCCCACGGCCTTGGAGACCCCAATGGCCGGACGCAGGATGACCGTGGGCGCATGCTTCCACACGGCTTTGGCGGCCGCCCGGGCGCTGCCACTTTCCACAACCTCCCCCGGCacggcgacgatggcatcGCGCGCCAGAAGCAGGTCTCGCTCGAGACCCGTGAAGGCGCCGCGGAGACCCTGGACCACCCCGATGGGCTGGTCGGCATACAAGGAAATCTTCTTggcttcgtcttcgtcgacttGGTCTTCCTCCGATGCCACCACGGCATTTGGAGAGGTCAGGAGATCCTCCGCGCCCTGGAGGACGGTCTGCGTGCCGATGGCCAGTTTGGCGCCCAGCTTGACGAGCTCGTTGGACGTGGTCTTGGCGAAGGCGAGGGCGCCTTTCTGGATGCTCCGGACGATCCTGCCGTCCTTTTGGTATTCGCGCATAGGCACGACAACCAGGTCTCGCACGCCCCCACCCACATTCACCAATGACCGGATGGGCGCGAGGCCGGCAAGAACGCCGGGGAGTTGGTTGCGCTTGATATCCGGCATCCAAATGTCGTTCAGCGTGTGGCCCAGCCGGTCGAAACCCGAGACCCCGTAGATGATCACATGGCGAAGCACCATGTCAGCACCATCCAGCACGAAGAAGTT
Encoded here:
- a CDS encoding uncharacterized protein (ID:PFLUO_008639-T1.cds;~source:funannotate), with product MADDLDDSMRLWRYASELLDSSSSTDDLHDRPAPHSIKGFTGALSLHDYRKSLSQSHERVGDPVDRGAGRTLKRKPRALNLNFNKSTPALSSLSSYPVSVSSATSSPPPLSPSYSHSVVSQRSEQDSEVFDSIPAPRVTLVSDNSRRPRPNNRKRVNTFREKQQRIAEAPARQSPLAQEDPKMLAHTAQAAATVSHGGASFEILNPRKSLDVARIVSFIEDVDGCSMFSDNRRDSRISSTTFSLEQGLERISLSQFTDASLPSHYSSPSLYSSLPGLYPMPKSPLTGNDRIRSLSEYSTDLQQADLTSPPVDENHAHYYEHDQINHDLGDAPHNNNNTHMTAIPERYDERGESCPSPSQPALYSEGSDIGEPGSPVYANGEWAQVNERDRGIFFDLSQPAISPAISPSSSVPPTPAHSDTYHPFPSSSYASLYDPYDPVFLDPHIREVLAAATAENMGLRASGPARALDDLQRRSRVPSSGHLGSRRGSEQKSSFSQRVGFRKFFSWRGGH
- a CDS encoding uncharacterized protein (ID:PFLUO_008638-T1.cds;~source:funannotate) codes for the protein MVHEERQAHCISIPQTTLDSPVASLDILNDASFLLKVFQKHVISQLTIVPLGKKGPWKLLNLPAAIITLADLTVMESQDVSRARQANLFSLISCSAMYLSITPSAGYGDSISITHWQQVANQAYLEAQHHMRISLSEETEGPTKAKYKDQLMAICAMIESAIFLGQHQAVRCYMIDAERLLRLRGLVKSRTSHKARLLINVYSWLRIVGESTYILHDFSPSNLFIDSLSHQIRTCGPPRRIDGRSSAAGQNIRLDDFLDLEHSDDDLNIDEPKDQTRDIPDIHLHDSRKSANTLSKQAYGLPETWLSLVSQTIRLANVLEKMKAAQGTEIPIDSKIWNFLQKRSNRLENVIHSYGIRNNDLDPSEAPSAPYSHVLRAFNSALVILFYRRVRRVHPGILQGHVDGIITALTSLHATLPDVEHTGPGTLWPIFLAGCEAMTNERRCAILGLVKRSQESCGLAPVKIAEDLMAALWKKQDEHSMANRREPFPTWMDILKEQKTWPIFC